From the Octopus bimaculoides isolate UCB-OBI-ISO-001 chromosome 27, ASM119413v2, whole genome shotgun sequence genome, the window tctgcagtgtgtgtgtgtgtgtgtgtgtgtgtgtgtgtgtgtgtgtgtgtgtgtgtgtgtgtgagtgagtgagtgtgtgatcGCGTTTGCtagtttatgttcccgtaacttagcggatcggtaGTTATATCCGACAAGATAAtgatcagactttaaaaataaaacatgtggtggtgctccagcatggccacaaacgAATAACGACCGGAACAAGTAGAGACAAAAGAATGACTTCGCTTCTGTTCATAAATAAAGATTCTCAGCGAATATATGTTCCAAGGGAAattattctttgaagaaattatctcccttggttACTAGTTTATCATGCGTCCGATAACTAAATTAGCTGTATACTGTcaatttaatgtgacagtcccaataagggaatcatactgctgctatttagccctaggaagctgaaccgcttcctgttggccttgacacatttcctgtgtccttatatttgcgagggggagacaagcacccccacccagcctagtctgcattcagggacatgtttctgagtcattgctcatcatcagcctgaagtagcaacacCAGTTGGCTGAAGATGTCTGTCAACCTCTcgcaaatataatttatttctagtgaaaacacattcactgattacaaaaattagatttataattagatcatttcatacatacatacatacatatatacatacacacaaatacacacacacacatacatacatacatacatacgtgtatacaaacGGGAGTAAAACTAATGGGGCGCTAAAGTGTAGATATGTCTTTATCTGTTAATTAAACGTCGGATAACGTTACACACAGAGACGAGAGTTACCTCCCCTACcgccttttttcctcttttcattcattcattttgtaaGATGGCGGGAAGCATCGTTATTTTGTAAATCGACCAAACTGTTTCGATGTTTATTGTAAGACGGACACGATGACAACTCTGAAAGCGCTGCCATCTGATACTATTCGACTTATAGGAAGCACCCAAGTAATAACATCCGTTAGCAATGCTATTAAGGAACTCGTAGAGAATTCCATCGATGCTGGGGCTACAAATATACAAGTGAAGCTGGTACGTATTGTACATacgttgtttatatatacacgttgttTCCTTGTATTGCTATCtactttattactttatatacacacgttgTTCGTATGTACACACGTTGTAATTGTCTTGTACAAGAGAATCGAGCTGGTAATATTTTATGAGTGGAATTCGTTGTGTTTGTATTACAAAAGTCTTTCGAGTTGAGAATATCCTGCATGGATAACTTATCAAACTTACTTTTGGCATtgtatttctcttgtttgttcctcaaacacacacacacacacacacatatataggcaaaaCTTCCTTTTGTATCCCCCAAAAAACACcccctttttttatttaattttttttttctacacaaaccCCCGTTTTCGGCTATGGAGAATACAAATCTGCCCACCTCCACCtcgagaaatttttttttttttttttttttactgagagGTCGAATCTGGCTGGTCTGAGCATAGAACAGGTTTCAAACACTTATTATAGGGCAGGTGTGACCGGCTGGATATGGTCAATCTGTAGTTAAAACAGGTAGATTTTAGCCCGATATAACGAGTTTAAATGCTAACGAGTTAATGTTCGTACagagtttgtaatttttttgatattacatcatttttttttcttttttccttttatacacAGGAAAATTATGGTTTAGATCGCATTGAAATCCGTGACAATGGCTGCGGAATTAAAAGCGAGGATTTCCCTTACGTTGCTAAACGACATTGCACTTCCAAAATATGTCTGTTCGCAGACTTGGAACAATTGGTCACTTATGGATTCCGTGGAGAAGCATTAGGTAAGTCCAAGAAATTCCTGGTTGAAACTTTGCTTTACTCGTGCCAGccattggattgcgaccatactggggcactgcttttaaGGGTTTAattgatcaaatcaaccccagtacttatcccatcggtctcttttaccaaactgctaagttacagggatgtaaacaaaccaacactggttgtcaagtgagttatggaaacacacacatgcacataaatatcgCATATATATCAtgagcatcatcattgtttaacattcgctttccatattggcatgagttggacggtttgactgagggctggtgagccacaaggctgcaccaggctccaatccgatctggcagtatttctacagctggatgcccttcctaactttgtgaagggcagattttcaatcctgggatcaccCTGATTCTAGAAAAGTATAATATacctatgtagagcaaatgtaggctgagatacaggggtccgaGGGTGACGAACAGAAGGGCCACCCCAGGTGgaacacactctagctacactagtgcaTTGTAGGAAAGATGCAaaaaggccaaatctggccagtttgaacatgtattcatataaagcAGGTAAAATATTCCGGCCAACTTTGAccagtttcaatgctaaagggaTGAGCCTTTTATGTCCTTGAAAAAAGGATGAACTTCACAACATCTTGTGTGTTATATGTAAACGTAATATCTGGTTGCCATCTTTTCTTTGAACAGCATCACTGAGTTCTGTCAGTGATCTGACTGTAACAAGTCGAACAATGTCCAACAGTCTCGCTCAAACTGCTACCTTCAGCAAGTCAGGAGATGTCCTTAAAATCACTCCATGTTCATCGAACGAAGGTAAGTAAAAGATGTACATTCTTGgagactagtttttttttttggaggggggcaGTCTCTTCTGCGTGTTGCGTGTAGGGGGTATGAAGCATTTTGGTTCAGTCGTTTTGGGCACTACCTATTTGGACATCAGTGAtttgatgctgacttatttgacagaagacattttaatgtttctctttctctctctctctctcttccaccccctctctctctttccttctctctattcctctcttcctttcctctctctggtagtgatggtagtagtagtggtggtggtagttgtagtgatggtggtggtggtagtagtaatagtagagtggtggtggtggtagtagtagtagtaatggtggtgacagtggtagtagtaatgatggtggcagtggcagtagtcatagtagtggtggtggtggtagtagtatactagtagtaatggtggtagtagtaaccaCCAGCTTCTTTTCGTCTGTTTCCTTCAGGTAGTACGATTATTGCGAGTGGCCTGTTTCGGAACCTACCTGTCAGACACCAGTTCAATAAGAATGACAAACGCTGCAAAGAAGAACTCAAGAAGGTCGAAAACCTTATCACGGCATTCAGCATCATCAACCCAGCCACACGGTTCACGCTGCGCCATAACAAGGATATTCTCTTGGAGAAAGGGGCTGTTGATTCTTACCGTTCCGCTCTGATTGCTACCTGGGGATGGTCACTTGTTCAACAGTTTCAACATATTGTCAAAACTGACGAAGAACACCAGgtaaacaataagagaaaaaaacaattgtttttaatttttttttttttttacttgtttcagtcatttgactgcggccatgctggagcaccaccttttagtcgagcaaattgaccccaggacttattctttgtaagcctagtacttattctatcgaactgtttttgccgaactgctaagttacggggaacgtacacacaccagcatctgatgtcaagcgatgttggtggggacaaacacagacacacacacacacatatatatacacacatatgacaggcttctttcagtttccgtctaccaaatccactcacaaagctttggttggcccaagactattatttctacagctgagttaactggagcaatgtgaaataaagtgtcttgctcaaggacacaacacacagcctggtccaagaatcaaactcactatctcatgatcgGGAGCctgacactctctctctatttatatatatatatgtatttatatgtagatcgttgccagcgccgccagactggctcccatgcagggagcatgtaaaaacaccttttgagtgtggttgttgccagaaccacctgactggccctcgtgccagtggcacattaaaagcacccactacactctcaaagtggttggcattaggaaaggcatccatctgtagaaactttgccagatcagattggagcctggtgtagccatctggttcaccaatcctcagtcaaaccgtccaaccgatgccagcatggaaagcgaacgttaaactatgatgatgatgtatgtgtatatatatatatgtatatgtgtgtgtgtatatatatgtatatatatatatatataatgcgagagagttaggggttgaggattcaacccactaagggatagtatctatccaatatactgctgggagggtacccaattattattacactagtgttataccaagtgcaataattGGGAGCAGGTAAGGGGGGGGGGGGNNNNNNNNNNNNNNNNNNNNNNNNNNNNNNNNNNNNNNNNNNNNNNNNNNNNNNNNNNNNNNNNNNNNNNNNNNNNNNNNNNNNNNNNNNNNNNNNNNNNNNNNNNNNNNNNNNNNNNNNNNNNNNNNNNNNNNNNNNNNNNNNNNNNNNNNNNNNNNNNNNNNNNNNNNNNNNNNNNNNNNNNNNNNNNNNNNNNNNNNNNNNNNNNNNNNNNNNNNNNNNNNNNNNNNNNNNNNNNNNNNNNNNNNNNNNNNNNNNNNNNNNNNNNNNNNNNNNNNNNNNNNNNNNNNatatatatatatatatattcacacacacacacatatacatacatacacacacacacacatatatatatatatatatatatatatatatatatatatatgtgtgtgtgtgtgtatgtatgtatatgtgtgtgtgtgtgtgtgtgtgtattgtgattattatcattgtgttatcactttgtttatttgtttgttattttctttattagatCAGTTTAGAGATGTTTCTTCCCCAAACCAAATCTGAGGTGAATGTCATGAGCAGAACGGGCAGTGATCAAGGACTGGTTTACATCAACAGACGACCTGTTCGATTCAAGGCCATCCAAAAGGTACAAAGTCCCCCCCAAAcccctttcttcatttcttcttgttgttatttcattctttttccaattcttcaaagaGTAAAATTGGCAAAGACCCCACTACCTTCGGCcaggaatgaccatgggattgaacctagaaagttcccatTCTGAAGCACAAGTTTTATGGgagacttctgacgccaccaccatcatcacccttGCCTCCACCTCTATCATAACTACAACTCATGCTATTACTATCACCCCTTTACCATTACAACCACCAATGTACTACCGTCTCCATGtgtactattactctcaccctgTCACGAGAAATAGCAGAAGTGTCACTgagtagagggagagagggagtcaaagtgtgacacactggcacacagaaattcgttttagCATTTGTTATTACAGATAATGAAGgtgatattataatattatacaaaAATTGGCATTTCTAACCccaaattttaaatgttattctttATACACCAACATGgataacagatgttaaatgatgatgatgatgatgtgtgtgtttgtatgtgttcacatgtattcttttctaaatGTCACATGATGGTTATGAATGAACACCATTATACATGTAGTCTTccctgatgttttttttcttttatttctacagGTTGTCCGTCAGTATTATTGCAACTCATTGGTTGGAGACAAGAATAGGTACCCCCTGTTTGTGGCCATCTTCACCGTACCCAACAGAGAAGTTGATGTTAATTTGGAACCAAACAAAGCAAGGGTACTCTTGCATAACGAGGTAGGAAATTTCATTTTGGTGACATGCAAGTTTTGAAGATGGTCATCTTTTGGCACTAATTATTGAGACCGAGAATATGAAGCTGTGGCCTGCATGATGGGACACATCAGAAGCTCTGACTGCATCTGCATGCTGGAATTCGTGCCTATATTTTGGATCAGGGCCTTATGCTCAATTTAGATGATTATGTAAAGCTGTTGGAGACTGTTATCAGTCCCCAGCTCCAGTTGGATTGCTGTTGGCAGACCATATGTGTGGCACCAGGATTTGACTCCTTGCCATGCCTACGGAAAGAATctgaagtggttgtcagagaactTCTACGACTTTGACTTTACTAACCCCAATTTGTCTGACCTCCAAATTCCTCTGTTTTTTAATCTCATGGATTACTGTGTGGCGGGGCATGGTTGAGGAACACACCAAGGCTGAACTGGTGGTCAAGCTCAAAGAGGTATTCAAAGATCTTTCCTGGACCAAAGGGAGGAATGCATTCACCAGGTTCTGGAGccatcttaacccattacctaccagtgatctcatatgagatcacttagaAATTACAAATTTcctaattatctgtcaatatttacacatatctaacctttttgctatatctactaggtatatatctctgatattcaaatgaggtttgctaatttttcacccaatatctcgcttatttctatttaaaatgttattttgatcattccagtgtgtttctaaggctgttttatgctagaaatctaagtttcataaaaaaattccagtttatagaattatgggaggtaatgggttaaggttGTAGTGGAAGCTGAGGGTAGCTGCTTAGGATAAACTCTTACCTCCCAACCATAATCTTGCtggtattttttgatttttttaaatattttttatttttggataacatatgttttcttttccttttctgcaaATTAACAAATTTGTCCCAAAAAACCTTGTAGAGTCATCAAAGAATGAAaagttcttcataattttcactttttttttttttcttgatttttaagGAGACAATATTGGATATTCTTACATCGTTGCTGGAAGAATTATATGGGGTTTTGGGTTCTGGAAACCAAGTTACAAAGAATGGTAGTAACCACACGTCCACCGAAACAAAACCTAAAACAGAGAACAGTGTGATACATTGTCCTAAGAATAATAAACCAGTTCCTGAGAAGACAAACCCATGTGGTATTGAACTCGTGCCTCCAAGTACATTACTACAACCACAGGCCAAATCATCCTCAGGACTCACCAATGGCAATTTGCATCCAACGACTGACAGACGTAAGTGATCAGAGCTTAACCCATTCCCAGTTCAAATCCTTTTCATAAGTTTCCCCTAAACGTCCATCCTTATTTTCTTCACACTTTTTGTTAATCTTTGcttcatacattctgagtaatataaagctgtCCTTGAGAAATTTAGTTTCTGGACATTTCTAGAAATATCTAAAGTAACTTATAAAAATCCAggatttctgatatttttcagTGACTTTTAGACTTCTGCAGGAAATTTTGTCACTCAACATTCTGCATGTCTTGTAGTGTTGAATTATTGTCACACCCATGAAATGGACATTGTATTTTTCTCCATCATGACCTTTAGAGAAATGTGCCACGTGTATATTAACCCttctgttactgtatttattttgagatgctctgtgtttctttgaattactttaaatataacaaagaatttaataaaataacttagttatcattcagctagtgttaggaacataaattgtgactaaggtttggtagaagattttaattcaaaacttataaaaacaagacatttatactcagagccagaggtggtttcagccaggttggtaacgaaagggttaagatgtGTGTTTGGAGCATAAGTTAACAAAAGCTTGTTACCTTAAAATTGTGAAGGAccattttacttttaaatataaactcTTTGAAAGCGGGGTGTTTCCATTATTAACCCAGGGGTAGAGGGTTGGCATTCAAAGAGTAAAACTATATTTTCTGtccatttctcttttgttttagaCAATTCCTCCCCAAATTCCACACCTTTGGTAAAACCTGCAGAACCAGACACAGCACCAACATTACCTGTCAACCAACCAGTGGTTACCCCacaccaccctcctcctcctcttccagcAACATCCTCTTCTACCGGCAACAGCTGCACAGCATTGGATCGCGAAGAACTCTTCAAAGAATTTGACAAGTCATTTGAGATTGAGTTTACTGATCCGGGTTCAAACCTAGGAAAATCTTCagtgcaacaacagcaacagacaGATCCAGGTCGGCCCCAGACCACTTCAGAGCCACAGTTACCACTTCCTGGTCCTCTTGATCTTGAAGAGTGGAGTCGAGGCAAAGTTGGTGCACTGAATGGAAATATATTACAGGTACATGGTTCTCTGTCTTGTGTTTGGTTGGAAGTGATGTCCGTGTGTTTGTTATTAATGAGATGTATCCATGcatggcaaaatgcttggcagtattttgtctgctgctatgttctgagttcaaatcccaccaaggtcgactttgcctttcatcctttcggggtcgataaattaagtaccagttgcgtactggggtcaatgaaatcaactatctccctccccaaaattgcaggctttatgccaatagtagaaaagatcattattagtattattattattattattattattattaaggcggtgagctggcagaatcgttaacagactggacaaaatacttggcagtattttgCCCCTCACTACGTTCTGGATGGATTCGGACGAAATTTTCAGGAATGTTTGTCCTCatgactgattagattttgggatcaatccagtagtggacaaggattctggattattttttcacttaatttttgagagcagttgggttcatttttagtattctcgtttgtgagagcaatcaagCTTatctcagatattctcattttaaaaatcatctctggctaatcgttgagaggacattggtgttgccttggcagaggtttgcgctttctgagtgcacttgttattattattattattattattggcagtgagctggcagaatcattaacacactggactaaatgcttaatggcatttgttctgggttcaaattctaccaaggtcgcctttgacctttcatccttttagagtcaataaaataaataccagccaagCAGTGGGGTTGgggatcagtgtaattgactaatccccctgccccacaaaaaaaaaatttcaagctcTTGTGCCCCAaatgagaaagaattatttcatattgttattgtgtCTTTCTTAGCCAGTTCGTCTGTTGTCTCCGGCTGCAGGACAGACCTCGTCCAAACCCCAGACTATTCTACAGTTGAAACACCaaacaacatcagcatcaacaccACAACATCCACTTCCTCTTCAAGCTAAAAAGAAGCCTTTCTTACCAAAGGTAAGTAATGATGCCCTCATCTATATGTGATTATGTTCATGtctgtatccatatgtgtgtgtgtttatgtgtatatctatgtgtgtgtgtatgtatgtatgtgtgtatatctatgtgtgtgtgtgtatgtatgtatatgtgcatatctatgtgtttgcatatgtgattgtgcacatgtctgcatatatatgcatggtaaATAAATCTGtgcatgtttatatctgtgtgtgtgtatttgtttgtgtatggagtagttggtgttaggaagggcatccagctataaaaaccctgccaaaacagacagaaacatttcagttttttttttttttgtttgtttattgatttttttttttcttgcatggtGGAGTTCTTATTACCTTTTTATAAACGAGTTCTgtatttgttaattgtttttagCCTGCCGATCAGATGCGATTGTATGATTTAGTCGGAAGTCAACCCATTAAACGTCCCATCACAGCATTCAATATGTTCTGTAATGAAACTCGAGCTAAATGTGAGTTGTTCAcctttattttccttcatttctttttttttttctgatttaacaAACTTCacgttaatttattttccaaactcCAGCTTAATTATGGCAAagttaaaattcttcattattttgaaaattattggaaacaaaagcagcatatttcagcagaaatgtgGTGACAAAGAGGTTAAAGTCTAATTTTTGAATgctgtttgtcttttattcagtgCTTCAGGAAGATGCAGAGATCAATAGTGATGTACTTCGAGCGACCATCACTGCAAAATGGCAGCGTTTATCTGAACCAGAGAAAAGTCATTATGAAAAACTCTGCCAAGCGGACCTAAAGAGGTTGGggctttttttcattatttttttaaaactcggtgctccagcatggctgcagtcaaatgactgaaacaagtaaaagagtattatttgCAGacatttttatctcattatgtACAGTCTCatggtgaaggtgcgtggcttagtggttatggcatTCGGACTACGATTgttaggtcgtgagttcaattcccggtaacgtgttgtgtccttgagcaagcccCTTTATtccacattactccagtccactcagctggcaaaaatgagtagtacctgtatttcaaagggccggccttgtcgcactctgtgtcactctgaatatccccggcaactacgttaagggtacacgtgtctgtggagtgctcagccacttgcacgttaatttcccaagcaagctgttccgttgatcggatcaactggaaccctcgtcgtcgtaactgatggagtgctccTTACAGGCTCATGATCCAtaccatatttatcatcattatgaccatcgtcgtcatcgacaGCTCCTCACAGTTTTCAATTTTCTTCCAGATATGAAGACCAGATGAACGCAGCCAAGAATGTGGCCCTCAGTAAGTTGAAGGTTGGTTACATCACATTCTATATACTTTATAATGTattgatatatctatgtgttCTAAGAATTTTACTTCGCAACCCCATTAAATTTCCTGGATATTCCCAAGAAACTTACAATTCTATAACACTTTctccttttttactttttcttcttattcaaaGCAAGAGAAACTAAAAATACCAACTTCAAAGAAACCAGTACAGTCTGTGAATGCTGACGATGCCAGAAGATTTCCAGTCAAATACCATAATATTCCTTTCAGTTTAAAAACCCTCAAAAGGAAATTGTTGAATATCTGCAATGAAAGGTTGGTCActttttgttatataatttctcatcctaacaccaaacactttacagagtgcactgggtactttttatatggcaccagcacaatcaagatgatgatgttgatggtggtggtggtagtgatgatgatgatgatgaagataacattattgttttgttcttttcagcCAGTCCAGTGACGATTATGTTCCAGTTGGCATTCTGCCTCAAAGTGACAACTGGATTTGTCAACAAGGCACACACATTTTGCTACTCAATCCGCATCGTATTAACGAGGTCGTTATCTACAGACGCCTCTTAGAATCCTTCCAGTTCCAAACTGAATCTTTGGAGACCCCAGTCGATATTAACGAACGGTAAGGTCCACTTCCAACCCAAGTTGgaatttttattcattgattttttttttattttacaatacgcaggcatggctgtgtggttaagaagttcactttccaaccacatggttccaggttcagtccctctgtgtggaatcttaggcaagtgtcttctattatagccccaggctcaccaaagccttatgagtggatttggtagacagaagctaaaagaatttcattgtaataaaagtgtgtatgtttgtgtgtctgtgtttgtccacccaccatcgcttgacaaccgatgctggtgtgtttacgtccctgtaacttagcggttcagatagaataagtactaggcttacaaagaaaaagtcctggggttgatttgttcgattaaaggcgctGTTCCAGTATGGcggctgtcaaatgactgaaacaagtaaaagaataaaaaaatatagaaagaggatGGATATATCCAGGCAGAGACTGAATTTCTCTGAATAAAAACCAATCCTGGTTCCTTTTAATGGTGTATTTTTTGGTAATCATCCTTTCGCTCCCATCCAATGTTCCAGTTTATTTTTTGGCTACTTAGGGTGTAAAGTAGAATATtgataataaagagaatgaagaatttgaacattcaaactttatgGTTATTCCCagttaatttattcataataattgtccGACAAGTGTTTCAATCACACTGACTGTGTATTGCATAGTTATATGCAGcgatttatgcattattagtaTGATctcttcaagtatatatatatatatatatatacctgcttcAATGaaatccatctgacccatgcaagcatgggaaagtggatgttaaactgaCAGTGATGTTGAGGAATACTATTTATGTACCAATCTGAAGAATCTAAATTATTTCTGATTTGTAGTTTATTGGGTGATGTAAAGCTTTGGAGGACATTGCTGGCTTTGGAAACtgaacaagagaaagaaatgctTCCAGGTTTTCGAAAAATCACAGATCACAGAATAATTGCCAATGGATTCCATATTGTCATCTTCAGAGGTTTGTATTTTTTACACAAACCTTTTCTTATTTTACCATagttgtaaaacacacacacaaggagacaaaaacaacagcaaaagcatttCACTAAAACTGCAACTCGTTAGAATAATCTTGATGACTAAAAACCAATTAAGAAAGGATATAGATAACAGTGGAATGTGATTTTCTAAATCCAggcttgtcattttttttttttactgtttgtgtgtcttttgATATTCCAGAACAGGGTTCATCTCCTGAAGTGAAACAAGTGCAGTTAAGAGCTGTTGCGGATTCCATTCCTACTTATGGCGTTGGAGATTTATGTGAAGTCTTGGAGAACATTGCATCTTTGCCAGAATCTTCATCCCTCACGCAGAGTCGTCCATTGAAAATTCTAAATTATCTCAAGGTATGTCATTAATTCTCTgttagtatatacatgtgtatacacccTCATATAAAGTAAAGACCccatttcagtcatgaatgaccttaGGATTGGAACCAGAAGGTTCCCCTACGAGGTataagtccaggtaaggttgttt encodes:
- the LOC106876897 gene encoding PMS1 protein homolog 1, whose product is MTTLKALPSDTIRLIGSTQVITSVSNAIKELVENSIDAGATNIQVKLENYGLDRIEIRDNGCGIKSEDFPYVAKRHCTSKICLFADLEQLVTYGFRGEALASLSSVSDLTVTSRTMSNSLAQTATFSKSGDVLKITPCSSNEGSTIIASGLFRNLPVRHQFNKNDKRCKEELKKVENLITAFSIINPATRFTLRHNKDILLEKGAVDSYRSALIATWGWSLVQQFQHIVKTDEEHQISLEMFLPQTKSEVNVMSRTGSDQGLVYINRRPVRFKAIQKVVRQYYCNSLVGDKNRYPLFVAIFTVPNREVDVNLEPNKARVLLHNEETILDILTSLLEELYGVLGSGNQVTKNGSNHTSTETKPKTENSVIHCPKNNKPVPEKTNPCGIELVPPSTLLQPQAKSSSGLTNGNLHPTTDRHNSSPNSTPLVKPAEPDTAPTLPVNQPVVTPHHPPPPLPATSSSTGNSCTALDREELFKEFDKSFEIEFTDPGSNLGKSSVQQQQQTDPGRPQTTSEPQLPLPGPLDLEEWSRGKVGALNGNILQPVRLLSPAAGQTSSKPQTILQLKHQTTSASTPQHPLPLQAKKKPFLPKPADQMRLYDLVGSQPIKRPITAFNMFCNETRAKLLQEDAEINSDVLRATITAKWQRLSEPEKSHYEKLCQADLKRYEDQMNAAKNVALSKLKQEKLKIPTSKKPVQSVNADDARRFPVKYHNIPFSLKTLKRKLLNICNESQSSDDYVPVGILPQSDNWICQQGTHILLLNPHRINEVVIYRRLLESFQFQTESLETPVDINERLLGDVKLWRTLLALETEQEKEMLPGFRKITDHRIIANGFHIVIFREQGSSPEVKQVQLRAVADSIPTYGVGDLCEVLENIASLPESSSLTQSRPLKILNYLKGEAVRMTRKSPLFSCREEITELLESSKRLKTSECLHSRPFFQKLYDISSIPFSQTTFGGESQLSQK